One genomic region from Spiroplasma endosymbiont of Polydrusus cervinus encodes:
- a CDS encoding undecaprenyl diphosphate synthase family protein, whose translation MIRCGGEQRLSNFLLLQSRYAELYFMKDFWPEFDENAFTAAILDYNNRNRRFGGIESDKKSG comes from the coding sequence ATGATTCGCTGTGGTGGTGAACAACGGTTAAGTAATTTCTTATTATTACAAAGTCGTTATGCTGAATTATATTTTATGAAAGACTTTTGACCAGAATTTGATGAAAATGCTTTCACTGCGGCAATATTGGATTATAATAATAGAAATAGAAGATTTGGAGGAATTGAAAGTGATAAAAAATCAGGATAA
- a CDS encoding phosphatidate cytidylyltransferase, translating into MKNQDNNVFVNEKEMSAGTNNGLNKPDKTKDHKGIFQKKYVARHITFYALLVFLTLYLFTGVITTEWHGWEKTPHIEIANYVFIIINVVILGLVNYEILRLLGGTRWPIYTQVITYVLMIFLFLFPVEALADEYGAIGAINYPFYTFMNFTWLKPWIIFVIYLCIILVYYCLVFSSKDIIFGKMTLVLIFTLYLTFSFKAMNKFMLNPVYGWSSVVWLALIIILTDTFAFVGGVTCGKHKLAPTISPNKTWEGAVMGTVFAAGVAITYAILMFHFDSNSQHWVFSFFSNDNDKNVMRYVIYLLLAIVLSILSQLGDLSFSWIKRRYDIKDFSNLFPGHGGVLDRLDSFSLVFFVMFIISNVALKQ; encoded by the coding sequence ATAAAAAATCAGGATAATAATGTGTTTGTTAATGAAAAAGAAATGTCAGCAGGAACTAATAATGGATTAAATAAGCCAGACAAAACAAAAGACCACAAAGGCATATTTCAAAAAAAATATGTTGCTCGTCACATTACCTTTTATGCCTTATTAGTTTTTTTAACATTATATTTATTTACTGGCGTAATTACGACAGAATGACATGGTTGAGAAAAAACACCACATATTGAAATTGCTAATTATGTTTTTATTATTATTAATGTTGTTATTTTAGGGTTAGTTAACTATGAAATTCTACGGTTACTTGGTGGAACAAGGTGACCAATTTATACCCAAGTTATTACTTACGTATTAATGATTTTTTTATTTTTATTTCCAGTTGAGGCATTGGCAGATGAATATGGGGCCATTGGGGCAATTAATTATCCGTTTTATACCTTCATGAACTTCACTTGATTAAAACCATGAATTATTTTTGTCATTTATTTATGTATCATTTTAGTGTATTACTGTTTAGTATTTAGTTCAAAAGATATTATCTTTGGTAAAATGACTTTAGTTTTAATTTTTACCTTGTATTTAACTTTTTCTTTCAAAGCAATGAATAAATTTATGTTAAATCCGGTTTATGGTTGAAGTAGTGTTGTTTGATTAGCCTTAATTATTATTTTAACTGATACCTTTGCTTTTGTGGGGGGAGTTACTTGTGGAAAACATAAATTAGCCCCAACGATATCTCCAAATAAAACGTGAGAAGGGGCAGTGATGGGAACTGTTTTCGCTGCCGGAGTAGCAATTACTTATGCTATCTTAATGTTTCATTTTGATTCGAATAGTCAACATTGAGTTTTTAGCTTTTTTTCAAATGATAATGACAAAAATGTTATGCGATATGTAATCTATCTTTTATTAGCAATTGTGTTGAGTATTTTATCACAATTAGGGGATTTATCATTCTCATGAATTAAACGACGTTATGATATTAAAGATTTTAGTAATTTATTTCCTGGCCATGGTGGGGTTTTAGATCGTTTGGATTCATTTTCATTAGTCTTTTTTGTAATGTTTATTATTTCTAATGTAGCCTTAAAACAATAA
- the dxr gene encoding 1-deoxy-D-xylulose-5-phosphate reductoisomerase produces the protein MMRNIIIFGASGNIGQQALQIIESNPNDFQLTAVSIYHNVAVLHKILQKNQTITIVHLGDETHQAALATQYPNITFVTGEAGIDAMLAVDPTAMVLNAIGGFAGLYPTLQTLAGKNRTLLLANKESLVVAGDLINSLLTKNNNQLYPIDSEHCAIFQCLEQNNRCQELILTASGGMFANKTLAELKTIDEHQVLQHPTWTMGQNITIDSSTMVNKGLEIIEAYHLFKTANITVVLHPQSVLHSAVQYEDYSILAQLSKPSMLQVLNYFLYYPVRKHNALLPPLEFNELMILTFQKADLSRWKVLQLAYRCLNENNSLAVTFNAANEELRGLFLAGKIKFYQIVDYIEYFMNQIKPQKLVNYLQIKKLNDIIKRDIINYFSKK, from the coding sequence ATGATGCGAAATATTATTATTTTTGGTGCTTCTGGCAATATTGGTCAACAAGCTTTACAAATTATTGAATCAAATCCAAATGATTTTCAGTTAACAGCGGTTAGTATTTATCATAATGTTGCAGTGTTACATAAAATTTTACAAAAAAATCAAACAATTACAATTGTCCATCTTGGCGATGAAACCCACCAAGCAGCATTAGCAACCCAATATCCAAATATAACATTTGTGACGGGTGAAGCGGGGATTGATGCGATGTTAGCGGTTGACCCTACAGCAATGGTTCTTAATGCAATTGGTGGTTTTGCGGGGTTATATCCAACTTTGCAAACTTTAGCGGGTAAAAACAGGACCTTATTATTAGCAAATAAAGAATCATTGGTAGTTGCTGGGGATTTAATTAATAGTTTATTAACAAAAAACAATAATCAGTTATATCCAATTGATTCGGAGCATTGTGCTATTTTTCAATGTTTAGAACAAAATAATCGTTGCCAAGAACTTATTTTAACGGCCTCGGGGGGAATGTTTGCCAATAAGACATTAGCGGAGTTAAAGACAATTGATGAGCATCAAGTTTTACAACATCCAACTTGAACGATGGGACAAAATATTACGATTGATTCTTCAACAATGGTTAACAAAGGATTAGAAATTATTGAAGCTTACCATTTGTTTAAAACAGCGAATATTACGGTAGTCTTACATCCTCAGTCGGTGTTACATTCGGCGGTCCAATATGAAGATTATTCAATTTTAGCACAATTATCAAAACCATCAATGTTACAAGTTTTAAATTATTTTTTATATTATCCAGTTCGGAAACATAATGCGCTCTTGCCACCTTTAGAATTTAATGAACTAATGATCTTAACTTTTCAGAAGGCGGATTTATCTCGTTGAAAAGTGCTACAATTAGCTTATCGTTGTTTAAACGAAAATAATTCTTTGGCAGTTACTTTTAATGCCGCAAATGAAGAATTACGGGGCCTTTTTTTAGCCGGAAAAATTAAGTTTTATCAAATTGTGGACTATATTGAATATTTTATGAATCAGATTAAACCACAAAAATTGGTTAATTATCTGCAAATAAAAAAATTAAATGATATCATTAAAAGAGATATTATTAATTATTTTTCAAAGAAATAA
- a CDS encoding site-2 protease family protein, with amino-acid sequence MSAGMIVLGFVSGIIILLILVTIHEFAHFVIAKLARAYVYEFAIGFGPKIFSWRKKETRYSIRIFPFGGYVYIASELVDPPKGREEEKVPPERKMENIAKWKRLIFIVAGALMNFFIAVFIFTTTFAVLSYKPSDLNYWGAKYDTNGAAYQALATATDDIGQDIIILHYWLGPDEAKLTTAWEYYFKQGKDKDDNDQNQILASHLGTVADIPNYGKTVNNFISNLEKQYNKSNTKDKVNYITLAFARVNSKKEITIDDKIKLLFQTKAVELTVKGKTYVVGIRAPDRLFNSTAQGYGYGWWETLTQSVTILKSFGLLFTDQWGQLSGPVGIAKTISSILTSGPAEFFIYVGMLSANLFVLNLIPIPPLDGYKFFETGIEGIVGGTKRLHGRIRIWRKRHNPAEQKLLLAEYEGKDQNWQLPHKAKIIINVTGAVLFILLFIGITIKDVFF; translated from the coding sequence ATGTCGGCAGGGATGATAGTTTTAGGTTTTGTAAGTGGGATTATAATTTTACTAATACTAGTTACAATTCATGAATTTGCACACTTTGTTATTGCAAAATTAGCCAGGGCCTATGTCTATGAATTCGCAATTGGTTTTGGTCCCAAAATTTTTTCGTGAAGGAAAAAAGAAACCCGTTATTCAATTCGGATTTTTCCATTTGGTGGTTATGTTTATATTGCTAGTGAACTAGTGGATCCACCCAAAGGACGGGAGGAGGAAAAAGTTCCTCCTGAACGAAAAATGGAAAATATTGCCAAATGAAAACGTTTAATTTTTATTGTGGCCGGCGCTTTAATGAATTTTTTTATTGCTGTTTTTATTTTTACAACAACTTTTGCGGTGTTAAGTTATAAACCATCTGATTTAAATTATTGAGGCGCTAAGTATGATACTAATGGGGCAGCTTATCAAGCCTTAGCTACTGCAACAGATGATATTGGTCAAGATATTATTATTTTACATTATTGATTAGGACCAGATGAAGCGAAACTTACAACGGCATGAGAATATTATTTTAAACAAGGCAAAGATAAAGATGATAATGACCAAAATCAGATTTTAGCAAGTCACTTGGGAACAGTCGCGGATATTCCTAATTATGGAAAAACTGTTAATAATTTTATTAGTAATTTAGAAAAACAATATAATAAAAGTAATACAAAAGATAAGGTTAATTATATTACTCTTGCTTTTGCTCGGGTAAATAGTAAGAAAGAAATTACGATTGATGATAAAATTAAGTTGTTGTTTCAAACTAAAGCGGTGGAATTAACCGTAAAAGGAAAAACCTATGTTGTTGGTATTAGAGCCCCTGACCGTTTATTTAATTCAACTGCGCAAGGATATGGGTATGGATGATGGGAAACACTTACTCAGTCAGTAACCATTTTAAAATCATTTGGGTTATTATTTACTGACCAATGGGGACAATTATCGGGGCCAGTTGGAATTGCCAAAACAATTTCTTCAATTTTAACAAGTGGGCCAGCTGAGTTCTTCATATATGTGGGAATGTTGTCAGCTAACTTATTTGTTTTAAACTTAATTCCAATTCCACCTTTGGATGGTTATAAGTTTTTTGAAACAGGAATTGAAGGAATTGTTGGTGGCACAAAACGGTTGCATGGACGGATTCGAATTTGAAGAAAACGCCATAATCCAGCGGAGCAAAAATTATTATTAGCAGAATATGAAGGAAAAGATCAAAATTGACAGCTACCCCATAAAGCAAAAATTATTATTAATGTGACGGGAGCCGTCTTATTTATCTTATTATTTATTGGAATAACAATTAAAGATGTCTTTTTTTAA
- a CDS encoding PolC-type DNA polymerase III, which translates to MMDQQLIKLFTTNNLAFTENYFDDAKIIKTEYSTSEGLFRIVIEINDFLPPEILLKLEKTLLESEILPTKISLRVCQKKYHLETIFRYLEYIRLNKSELKNSFFSKLAPERFALTDNILKISVHSESEQKLVGEHCNYYQQKLRRYGFNDLQLALVIDLRENNILEINEQELIKYQAAVQTAIPVVSKPPMTANGIRKGTNNYSKGKIGEASYERLIDIDQDAQNVSIYGKILNKERQLISTKKFIYTITITDYSDTIRAKFFSRTEQPDDFIEALKINQWVSLFGDIRYDTYASEQIFFIKKISQLEREDLYREDNAPEKRVELHLHTKMSVMDGVTDIAELFKTLQHWNHKAIAFTDHLNVQAYPEIYNLNKKYPDIKVIYGVEADVLDDKVWYVKNLHHHNLRTAKYVIFDLETTGLSSSYDEIIEFGAVIMDGISGERQSINHLFKPSVKLSSFTTELTGITDELLADKPTFIESIDQILIYFEDAILIAHNAEFDMGFIQSWLEKAGRPKINNTVIDTLQLSRILEPHLKNYRLGTIARCYSVIYNEEVAHRGDYDAIVLTDVYEQQLRKLINTYEIEFDDQIDQIHDSAVYKKLRAKHMTVLAKNQSGLLELFQLITAAHTKYFYLTPKLLRSVIAEHRSNLLIGSSCVNGDVFETARNKDLTELQEVISFYDYIEIQPPSVYKHLVQMGDLSETRLLTVIKDIILTAKELNKLVVASGDVHYLNPEDKIFREVYINAKGIGGRPHPLYDYKQRVNENPEQFLRTTTEMINEFKFLGDDDLIYEIVVTNPNRIADQIEKVEIIKDKLYMPKIEGSDQLLKELCYQNAYKIYGNPLPAIVASRLERELNAIIKHRFAVIYWIAHKLVDKSLQDGYLVGSRGSVGSSFVATMSNITEVNPLQPHYLCIYCSYSEFIVDGSVKCGYDLPARTCPKCQKPLKGEGHDIPFETFLGFEADKVPDIDLNFSGEYQPIAHDFTKEMFGERSVYRAGTISTVAEKTAYGYVKGYFESKNILHLKRHVELERIAKGCEGVKRTSGQHPGGIVVIPNEYEVEAFTPVNFPADDIKSNWLTTHFDFHAIHDNVFKLDILGHADPTALRMLQDLTGVDPKTIPTNDEKVLSLFRSLDVLNIKPEDINGEKTGVIGIPEFGTFFVRKMLLDTKPTSFADLVQISGLSHGTDVWIGNAQDLIRNQNITISDVIGCRDDIMVNLIYKGLLAQSAFKIMEDVRKGKGLTAEQEQLMRENNVEQWYIDSCNKIKYMFPKAHATAYVLMTWRIAWYKINYPVEYYATFFSTRTDVFDIKTILKGAETIKQVLRDIQTRLDNKYFNAPTKPSQKEKDLIPVYEIALEMYARGIKMSNIDLKTSHNKNFTIVTNENDEKIILPPFSAIDGLGGNAGDSIINARHEKPFLSIADLQKRTNITKAHLESFEELGILNGLSLDDQIVFEF; encoded by the coding sequence ATGATGGACCAACAATTGATAAAACTATTTACAACAAATAATTTAGCATTCACCGAGAATTATTTTGATGATGCTAAAATCATTAAAACTGAATATAGTACTAGCGAAGGGCTCTTTCGGATTGTAATTGAAATTAATGATTTTTTACCTCCTGAAATTTTATTAAAATTAGAAAAAACTTTATTAGAGAGTGAGATCTTACCAACCAAAATTTCATTGCGAGTATGCCAAAAAAAATATCACTTAGAAACTATTTTTCGTTATTTAGAATATATTCGGTTAAATAAATCTGAATTAAAAAATAGTTTTTTTAGTAAACTAGCCCCAGAACGATTTGCCTTAACAGATAACATTTTAAAAATTTCTGTTCATTCTGAAAGTGAACAGAAATTAGTCGGCGAACACTGTAATTATTATCAGCAAAAACTTCGTCGTTATGGTTTTAATGACTTGCAATTAGCATTAGTAATTGATTTACGAGAAAATAATATTTTAGAAATTAATGAACAAGAGTTAATTAAATATCAAGCAGCAGTGCAAACTGCTATCCCGGTAGTTTCGAAACCACCAATGACGGCAAATGGTATACGAAAAGGAACGAATAACTATAGCAAAGGGAAAATTGGGGAAGCAAGTTATGAACGGTTAATTGATATTGATCAAGATGCTCAAAATGTTAGCATTTATGGGAAAATCTTGAATAAAGAACGTCAATTAATTTCAACGAAAAAATTTATTTATACAATTACAATTACCGATTATAGCGATACGATTAGGGCAAAATTTTTTTCCCGAACAGAACAACCAGATGATTTTATTGAAGCATTAAAAATAAATCAATGAGTTAGTCTTTTTGGTGACATTCGTTATGATACTTATGCCAGTGAACAAATTTTTTTTATTAAAAAAATTTCACAATTAGAGCGTGAAGATTTATATCGCGAGGATAATGCTCCAGAGAAACGGGTGGAGTTACATTTACATACTAAAATGAGTGTGATGGATGGTGTAACTGATATTGCTGAGCTTTTTAAAACGTTACAACATTGAAATCATAAGGCAATTGCTTTTACAGACCATTTGAATGTGCAAGCTTATCCGGAAATTTATAATCTTAATAAGAAATATCCGGATATTAAAGTTATTTATGGGGTCGAAGCGGATGTCTTAGATGATAAGGTATGATATGTTAAAAATCTCCACCATCATAATTTAAGAACTGCTAAGTATGTTATTTTTGACTTAGAAACAACGGGGTTAAGTAGTAGTTATGATGAAATTATTGAATTTGGAGCCGTTATTATGGATGGAATTAGTGGCGAACGCCAAAGTATTAATCATTTGTTTAAACCATCAGTCAAGTTATCATCATTTACGACGGAATTAACGGGAATTACGGATGAATTATTAGCCGATAAGCCAACCTTTATTGAATCAATTGACCAGATTTTAATATATTTTGAAGACGCCATTTTAATTGCTCATAATGCGGAATTTGATATGGGGTTTATTCAATCATGACTAGAAAAAGCGGGACGGCCAAAAATTAATAATACGGTAATTGATACTTTACAATTATCGCGAATTTTAGAACCACATTTAAAAAATTACCGCTTGGGAACAATTGCCCGTTGTTATAGTGTTATTTATAACGAAGAAGTGGCCCATAGGGGGGATTATGACGCGATTGTATTAACTGATGTTTATGAACAACAATTGCGGAAATTAATTAACACTTATGAGATTGAGTTTGATGATCAAATTGACCAAATTCATGATTCGGCAGTTTATAAAAAACTACGGGCAAAACACATGACTGTTTTAGCAAAAAATCAAAGTGGTCTCCTAGAATTATTTCAATTAATTACTGCAGCCCACACCAAGTACTTTTATTTGACTCCCAAATTATTACGAAGTGTTATTGCTGAACATCGGAGTAATTTATTAATTGGTTCATCATGTGTTAATGGTGATGTTTTTGAAACAGCGCGGAATAAAGATTTAACAGAATTACAAGAAGTAATTAGTTTTTATGATTATATTGAAATTCAACCACCAAGTGTTTATAAACATTTAGTTCAAATGGGTGATCTTTCCGAAACAAGATTATTAACAGTTATTAAAGACATTATTTTAACAGCGAAAGAATTAAATAAATTAGTTGTTGCCAGTGGTGACGTGCATTATCTTAATCCTGAAGATAAAATTTTTCGCGAAGTTTATATTAATGCAAAAGGAATTGGGGGTAGACCCCATCCCTTATATGACTATAAGCAACGGGTAAATGAGAACCCAGAGCAGTTTTTACGCACAACAACTGAAATGATAAATGAATTTAAGTTTTTAGGGGATGATGACTTAATTTATGAAATTGTCGTCACCAATCCAAACCGGATTGCTGATCAAATTGAAAAAGTTGAAATTATTAAAGATAAGTTATACATGCCCAAAATTGAGGGTAGTGATCAGTTATTAAAAGAGTTATGTTATCAAAATGCTTATAAAATTTATGGTAATCCCTTACCAGCAATTGTTGCTAGTCGTTTAGAGCGAGAATTAAATGCTATTATCAAACATAGATTTGCTGTTATTTATTGAATTGCTCATAAACTAGTTGATAAATCGTTACAAGATGGTTATTTAGTTGGTTCACGAGGGAGTGTTGGAAGTAGTTTTGTTGCAACAATGAGTAATATTACTGAAGTTAACCCCTTGCAACCCCATTATTTATGTATTTATTGTAGTTATAGCGAATTTATTGTTGATGGGTCAGTTAAATGTGGTTATGATTTACCTGCTCGCACTTGTCCAAAGTGTCAAAAACCATTAAAAGGGGAAGGCCATGATATTCCATTTGAAACCTTCTTGGGGTTTGAAGCCGATAAAGTGCCGGATATTGATTTAAACTTTTCTGGTGAATATCAACCAATTGCCCATGATTTTACGAAAGAAATGTTTGGTGAACGAAGTGTTTATCGTGCCGGAACAATTTCGACTGTTGCTGAAAAAACAGCATATGGTTATGTAAAAGGTTACTTTGAAAGTAAAAATATTTTACATTTAAAGCGGCACGTTGAATTGGAACGGATTGCAAAAGGATGTGAAGGGGTTAAAAGAACAAGCGGTCAACATCCAGGGGGGATTGTTGTTATTCCTAATGAATATGAAGTGGAAGCTTTTACCCCAGTTAATTTTCCAGCGGATGATATTAAATCAAATTGATTAACAACCCATTTTGATTTCCACGCAATTCATGATAATGTTTTCAAATTAGATATTTTAGGGCATGCTGATCCAACGGCGTTACGAATGCTACAAGATTTAACGGGCGTTGACCCAAAAACAATTCCGACTAATGATGAAAAAGTTTTAAGCTTGTTCCGTAGTTTAGATGTTTTAAACATTAAACCAGAAGATATTAATGGTGAAAAAACCGGCGTAATTGGGATTCCAGAATTTGGAACTTTTTTCGTGCGGAAAATGCTATTAGATACGAAGCCAACATCGTTCGCTGATTTAGTACAAATTTCAGGGTTATCCCACGGGACAGATGTTTGAATTGGTAATGCCCAAGACTTAATTCGTAATCAAAATATTACTATTTCTGACGTAATCGGGTGTCGCGATGATATTATGGTTAATTTAATTTATAAAGGATTACTAGCCCAAAGTGCTTTTAAAATTATGGAAGATGTCCGAAAAGGAAAAGGTTTAACAGCGGAACAAGAGCAATTAATGCGGGAAAATAATGTTGAGCAATGATATATTGATTCATGTAACAAGATTAAGTATATGTTTCCAAAGGCCCATGCCACAGCCTATGTTTTAATGACATGACGCATAGCGTGATATAAAATTAATTATCCGGTTGAATACTATGCAACATTCTTTTCAACTCGTACTGATGTTTTTGATATTAAGACCATTTTAAAAGGAGCCGAAACAATTAAGCAAGTTTTACGTGATATTCAAACGCGCTTGGATAATAAATATTTTAATGCGCCAACAAAGCCATCACAAAAAGAAAAGGATTTAATTCCTGTTTATGAAATTGCTTTGGAAATGTATGCACGGGGAATTAAAATGAGTAATATTGATTTAAAAACAAGTCACAATAAAAATTTTACTATTGTCACAAATGAAAATGATGAAAAAATTATTTTACCCCCATTTTCGGCAATTGATGGTTTAGGCGGGAATGCTGGGGATAGTATTATTAATGCCCGCCATGAAAAACCATTTTTATCAATTGCTGACTTACAAAAACGAACAAATATTACTAAAGCGCATTTAGAATCATTTGAAGAACTTGGCATTTTAAATGGTTTATCATTAGATGACCAAATTGTATTTGAGTTTTAA
- the era gene encoding GTPase Era translates to MAIKSGFVAIVGRPNVGKSTLLNTILNNKVAIVTAKAQTTRNRIQGIYNDKESQIVFMDTPGIHKAHHEMGKFMNKVALSTTKAADVILFLAPVNERIGDNDRYIIKALQEREIPIILVVTKIDLVSKSDLMVKIAEWEKIHQFTAIIPISAVKHQNMGELLTLLKGHLTEGPQYYPDDMLTDQPEKFLIREIIREKILLLTEEEIPHSVAILIDKLEDKLQLLKIMASICVERDSQKGIIIGKQGRLIKQIGTQARLELEQILGTKIFLELFVKVVDKWRDKPSMIARLGYNKESY, encoded by the coding sequence ATAGCAATTAAATCAGGATTTGTGGCAATTGTGGGGCGCCCAAATGTTGGGAAATCAACATTATTAAATACAATTTTAAATAATAAAGTAGCAATTGTAACCGCTAAAGCACAAACAACCCGTAATCGAATTCAAGGTATTTATAATGATAAAGAATCCCAAATTGTTTTTATGGACACACCAGGGATTCATAAAGCCCATCATGAAATGGGGAAATTTATGAATAAAGTTGCTTTATCAACAACGAAAGCAGCTGATGTTATCTTATTTTTAGCTCCTGTGAATGAACGGATTGGCGATAATGATCGTTATATTATTAAAGCGTTACAAGAACGTGAAATTCCAATTATTTTAGTTGTCACAAAAATTGATTTAGTTTCAAAAAGTGATTTGATGGTAAAAATTGCTGAATGAGAAAAGATTCACCAGTTTACGGCAATTATTCCGATTTCAGCGGTAAAACATCAAAATATGGGCGAGTTATTAACTTTATTAAAAGGACATTTAACAGAAGGACCACAATATTATCCCGATGATATGTTAACTGATCAACCAGAGAAGTTTTTAATTCGTGAAATTATTCGTGAAAAAATTTTGTTATTAACAGAAGAGGAAATTCCACATAGTGTGGCAATTTTAATTGATAAGTTGGAAGACAAACTACAGTTGTTAAAAATTATGGCTTCAATTTGTGTGGAACGCGATTCGCAAAAAGGAATTATAATTGGGAAACAAGGGCGATTAATTAAACAAATTGGCACACAAGCGCGCTTAGAATTAGAGCAAATTTTAGGAACTAAAATATTTCTAGAATTATTTGTGAAAGTTGTTGATAAATGACGCGATAAACCATCAATGATTGCTCGCTTAGGTTATAACAAAGAAAGTTATTAA
- a CDS encoding ParA family protein, whose protein sequence is MYFQVGFKIYNEYKSTFDSYDYVLIDYPPSTDNLILNWLIFSNLIVVPKNLVYKVILNLNNNLEIIVKELKTEKPEIKILFNSVLDTDNQDIFKERLKENNLYDKLLNIIIRHSEIFNNSENYFNSIWENPYYWWQK, encoded by the coding sequence ATGTATTTTCAAGTTGGTTTTAAAATATATAATGAATATAAATCAACATTTGATAGTTATGATTATGTGTTAATTGACTATCCACCTTCAACAGATAATTTAATTTTAAATTGACTAATATTTAGTAATTTAATTGTTGTTCCTAAAAATTTAGTTTATAAGGTAATTTTAAACTTAAATAATAATTTAGAAATAATTGTAAAAGAATTAAAAACTGAAAAGCCTGAAATAAAAATATTATTTAATTCTGTATTAGATACAGATAATCAAGATATTTTTAAAGAACGATTAAAAGAAAATAATTTATATGATAAATTATTAAATATAATTATTAGGCATTCTGAAATATTTAATAATAGCGAAAATTATTTTAATAGCATTTGGGAGAACCCTTATTATTGATGGCAAAAATAA